One genomic segment of Paraburkholderia phymatum STM815 includes these proteins:
- a CDS encoding YsnF/AvaK domain-containing protein, whose amino-acid sequence MNQTIIGVFDTLAQAENAASRLEAEGVPRADINLHRSDDSDGSYGAAGEPTLGDNAVTRRASASSGQTHEGAMARIEHFFKRLFGDDDRPEEVGHYQEAVRRGGVLLSVDVADDTSVERVRATLSSAGAIDIDSRVAQWKTSGYTGYDSSAPAYTAGQIQAERKAFPVVEETLEVGKREVSTGGVRVYSRVTETPVSESVNLREENATVERRAVDRPATAADLTESSVEIRETAQQAVVAKTARVVEEVVVGKEATTHEETINDTVRGTQVEVERVEGTQAPGKPNPAEKGI is encoded by the coding sequence ATGAATCAGACGATCATCGGTGTGTTCGACACGCTAGCGCAGGCAGAGAACGCGGCGAGCCGACTTGAAGCCGAAGGCGTGCCGCGCGCTGACATCAATCTTCACCGTTCCGACGACAGCGACGGTAGCTATGGCGCAGCAGGTGAGCCGACCCTCGGCGATAACGCGGTTACACGCCGTGCCTCGGCCAGCAGCGGCCAAACGCACGAAGGCGCGATGGCGCGCATCGAGCACTTCTTCAAGCGGCTGTTCGGCGACGACGATCGGCCAGAGGAGGTCGGCCATTATCAGGAGGCCGTCCGTCGCGGAGGCGTACTGCTATCGGTCGACGTCGCGGACGACACATCCGTGGAACGCGTGAGAGCTACGTTGTCGAGCGCCGGCGCGATCGACATCGACTCGCGCGTCGCTCAATGGAAAACGTCTGGCTACACGGGGTATGACAGCTCGGCGCCCGCCTACACGGCCGGTCAGATCCAGGCCGAGCGAAAGGCTTTCCCCGTTGTCGAAGAGACACTGGAAGTTGGCAAGCGCGAAGTGTCGACGGGCGGCGTACGGGTGTATTCGCGCGTCACGGAAACACCCGTTAGCGAATCCGTCAACCTGCGGGAAGAGAATGCAACGGTCGAACGTCGCGCCGTCGATCGCCCGGCAACGGCTGCGGACCTGACCGAGAGTTCAGTCGAAATCCGTGAGACCGCGCAACAGGCTGTAGTCGCCAAGACGGCACGCGTGGTCGAAGAGGTGGTCGTCGGAAAAGAAGCTACGACACATGAGGAAACGATCAACGACACTGTCCGGGGAACGCAGGTAGAAGTGGAACGAGTAGAAGGAACGCAAGCACCCGGTAAGCCAAATCCTGCAGAGAAAGGTATCTAG
- a CDS encoding YsnF/AvaK domain-containing protein codes for MDPDRKPTESPPTAPAPEEPQAHLVAIQERLAVDTHTTETGAVRVRKLVSEEVHNVPVRLCSQSVEVRRVPVNQPVEQQSEPRREGDTLIIPVYEYVPVVTTKLILKEEVHVTTRATETESVHEVQLKSEKIVVERRDGAEGPWRPDAENE; via the coding sequence ATGGATCCGGATCGCAAGCCAACAGAATCGCCGCCAACCGCCCCTGCCCCCGAAGAGCCGCAAGCGCATCTCGTCGCGATACAGGAACGTCTTGCTGTCGACACGCACACAACGGAGACAGGCGCTGTGCGCGTACGCAAGCTCGTGAGCGAAGAGGTGCACAATGTGCCCGTGCGGCTTTGCAGCCAAAGCGTCGAAGTGCGGCGGGTGCCCGTCAATCAACCTGTCGAGCAACAGTCGGAGCCGCGACGGGAAGGCGATACGCTCATCATCCCGGTCTACGAATATGTGCCCGTCGTGACGACGAAGCTCATTCTCAAGGAAGAAGTGCACGTCACGACACGGGCGACAGAAACGGAAAGCGTGCACGAAGTACAACTGAAGTCGGAAAAGATCGTCGTGGAACGACGCGATGGCGCCGAGGGGCCGTGGCGCCCCGACGCCGAAAATGAATAG
- a CDS encoding RcnB family protein gives MTMLRAFPRLLVLTAVLGGSNTFAQPPHDNHGKGPHGQSHGHGPKEKMPGYDSDGPGNSANAPGHWRKGDHLPPQYRDRRYVIDDWRAYRLAAPPRGYSWVGVGGDYLMVQISTGLILRAGP, from the coding sequence ATGACCATGCTTCGCGCGTTTCCCCGGCTGCTTGTGCTCACAGCCGTGCTGGGTGGATCGAATACCTTTGCCCAGCCCCCACATGACAACCATGGCAAGGGACCCCACGGGCAGTCTCATGGGCATGGTCCAAAAGAGAAGATGCCTGGATACGATTCCGATGGCCCGGGCAATTCGGCGAACGCCCCTGGACACTGGCGAAAGGGCGACCACCTTCCACCACAATACCGCGACCGCCGGTATGTCATCGACGACTGGCGTGCTTACCGGCTCGCTGCCCCGCCGCGCGGCTATAGCTGGGTCGGCGTGGGCGGTGACTATCTGATGGTGCAGATCTCGACAGGGCTTATTCTGCGGGCAGGTCCGTAA